Below is a window of Terriglobia bacterium DNA.
CGAGAAAAGATTCAGCGCTTTTTCATTGTTCTTTCTCTGGGCGTAGATGCCTGCCAGCTGCAAGGCGACGCCGAAGGACTTATCGATAGGCACCTCGGCCACCAGTTTTTCACCGTAAACCAGCATTTTGTCCGGATTGTTCGCCTGTGCATAGAGGGTGTACAGGGTGTTCGCCATTTCCAGGCTTGGCTTCTCCGCGTACATCCTTTCGCCAATTTCTGCGGCCTTGGCATAGTTCTTGGTCTGATAATAAGCGGACATTTCAAGCGAGTTCAGGGTCTTATCTGCCGGTGCGGCAGCCTGAAATGCCTGAATCATGGCCAGGGCCTTCTGGGAATCTCCAGCCTTGATGAGACCCGACACCACCTCACCGTAATACGAACCGGCATAGGCGATTGCCCTTGTCGCCCTGGGATTATTCTTAACCCAGGCCAGCAAGGCATCCGCACGTCTCTGCGGATCCGTCTCCTTGGCCTTGATTTCATCGATCACAGCCGAATATTTGCGAAACATGTAATCGGAGTCCGGAGGGATTTCTTCTTTCTGAGGCGGAGGCGCCGCCGCTTTCTGTGCCTGCGCGCTTGCGCCCTGGACGCGCCAGCAAAGCAGGCTCAGGCAAGCCGCGAAAAGAGTCATGATTGCCTTGGATCTAAAAGAACTGGTCATAAGCATCACTCCTGCAAAAAATGGACCGCGTGACAGTAAGTGGCTTGACTTCGAGTCAGCAGCCACACTGCACGGACCTGGGGCGCAAATCCCCCCCATGTTGCGATTTACAAATTAGGTTCTAATGAACCGGGAGGGTCTGTCAAGTCAAATTGGCGCCGGAGGACCCACATTTTTCGAGCAGCCAACGGTTTCCCGGGTACCAGCGCATCCGTCTCAGCTCATAGCGGCCTGTCAGCCTGGATCCGGCGAAGATCAATACCAGGCGCTCGGGCGAGGCGGCGGCGACAGTCACCGCTCCTCCGTCCCAGACCTGCGCTCTACCGGAGCCGAAAGCCTCCTCCTCTATTCGAGTGCGGCTGATCTCCCCCACAGACAACTCCTCTCTTTCGATTGCCAGCCGCCTTTCCCCTTTACGCTCAGGGGGCTCCTTAAGCATCGACCAGGAGCGCACGACATTCTCCTGGATCAGGCGGAGATCAAAATGCCGTCTCCCCGCAGTGTGGCGATGCACCAAAAATCGCGCCATGGTTGGGCCTCCGCAAGGCAACGAAGTGCGGTCATGCTCTTTTTTAGACTATTTTGCAGCCTGCGACGTCCTTAATTCGAGAGCGCAGTTGTGCAACTCTCTTGAGAGTTGCGGGTGTCTGCTCTGTCATCTTGTGCATTTCTCTGCGCCCTCGGCGATGATATTTTGCGAAGGTCGCAAATTCCCGGCATGCTTGCCCCTGCGCGAAAAATGTGCAAGTATTCTGGCTGAACAGCGATGGATATCCAAGTTGAATCACGTGGCGACCGACGCATCGTTCGGATAAAGGACAAAATAACCTTCGAGCACTGCCCGTTGCTGCAGCACCGTCTCGATGCCGTGCTTGAGGAAGGGGTGCGTGAGGTCGTGATCGATTTCCGGGATGTCCCATTTATGGACAGCTCCGGTGTGGGCGAAATCCTGCGCTTGTTCAAGCTCGTGCGCGATCGGAACGGGGAAGTGGTCCTCATCAATCCGAATCAGAAGCTGCACAATCTGTTCACCATGTATCGCTTCGAAAAGTTCATGAAAATCCGCGATTCGGTCGAGGCGGGGGAAGAATGATCTCGAGAGGCGTGTGCGGGCGCCGACGGTGCCTGGGACATTTACTGTGGATCGGAATGGTGGCAGTCACTGTGCCTTCCTTCGGGCAAGCCGGGAGGCAACCGCCACGTCTGCCTTCCATGATGCAACCCAACCGCAATGCGGATCCGGCATCCATGAAGCTGCGTTTGGAGGGCCAGGATCTGGTCGGGGAGATCCGCAATACTCCACTCCAGCAAGTCCTGGAGGAACTGGCAGCATGGAGTGGCATCGTGTTTGAAATCGAATCCCAGGAAAACCCGCCGATCTCGATTAACTTCTATCGCACTTCTCTGCAGGAGGCGGTCGAGCGGCTGACAGGGAACACAAACTCGATCATCTACTTCGAGCGCGACGAGACAGGGCAGAACCGTGTACGCTTCGTCCGCGTCCTGTCGCGCAACCCGCGTCCGTCGCCGCCGGTCCTGCATTACATTGGCACGGGTGCGATTACCAAACGGGGCGATGAGATCGTCGACAGCCCGGAGCAGGCGGTTGTTGTGTTGGCAGGAAGCACAAATCTCGTTGCACGGCAGAAAGCCATCGAAGTTCTCGTTACTTCCAAGGGAGCGCCGGCGATTCAAGCTCTCAAGATGGCGCTGGCAGATCCGGCAGTAGAGGTAAGGGTGGCCGCGATTGATGGCCTTGTAACCCTGGGAGCTCGGGAGGCCCTGCCGCAAATCCTCCCGGCTCTTAAGGATAGTCACCCCGGTGTGCGCCAGAGCGCAGTTATGGCGGTGGGGCATCTAGGAGATGCCGGGAACGTGAAGGACCTCAAGCCGCTTCTGCGCGACCCGGATTCCAGCGTCGCTGCTTCGGCCGAGATGGCGATCCAAAAACTCTCCGGCCGTCGCCCTTGAGGTGGATCCTCTCAATCAACGACTGAGGAGATTCCATGATCCCAGTACGGAGAGTCTGCGTTAGCCTGTTCCTTTTGTGCGGTATGATCCCGGCGGCACCAGCCGGTCAGCTGTCCAGGGAGATTACTGAAAAGATAGATGCGGCTATCGCTTCGGCCTATCTGGCTGCGTCCGCGAAACTGCCCTGCAAGATCGCGGTCAATTTCAGGTACCGCATGCTGCGCTGGCAGGATGTCGACAAATGCATGGACCAGGCGCAGAATCGCGTGAACTGGGAGGAACTCCTTGTTCACCTCAAGAGCCTTCGTCCGCCCGGTATCTCCGAGGGCGATTTCGCCGCAGCTGTGGAAAGCTCTCTTTCCAGGCAGGCTTTGTCCTACGATAAGATCTTCCAGGTCAAGGGCAAGAATGTGCTGCTCCCGCTCACGGTTCCCATACTCAAATATCTCCCGCCGGACTCCCTGATGGACCAGCCGATATTCGATCAAAAGGGCAAACAGCAGCTCGGCACTTTCGCGGGCGTGTTCTTTTATGAACACTCCGGCGGACTGGCCGGCGCGAACCCATACCGGCTGGCTCAGTTCCAATACAAGGATCTTCAAGGCAAGATCCAGGTGCCCTCGGACAGGCTTCTGTTCGACTCATATGGTGTTCCATGGGATAAGGTCAAGGCGCAGCCGGGGTTTCGTCTCACAAACAAAGCGCTGGAAGAGATCCGCGTAAGATAGGACAAGAACTCCTCACTATCCAATCTTCTGTCTGTTCAGCCCGATTGTGCGCAGACGTGCGGCTGCGAGAGAGAACGAGGGTTTTTTCGATCTCACGATAAATACGCCACCGAGGATCAGCGCGACTCCGGCGAACTGTGCGATCGCAGGCTGTTCCCCCAAGAGCAGCCATCCCCCAATCAGGGCGACCATCGGGGTCAGATTTGAGTAGACGGCGGTGCGTGAAATTCCGATGTGCTGCAGGGCAAAAGACCAGATCAGGTATGAATAAACGATGGAAAGAAGGGTGGAGTAAGCAAAGCCAAACCACCCCACCAGGGGGACCGAAAGCCAGTCCTGATGTATCAGCGAGGGCAGGAACGGCGGGATCATCATCAATGTTCCCGTCAGCATCACCCAGACGGTCAGGCGCAGGGCGCCGTATTTGATGACCAGGCCCGCGGCGGCTCCCGTGTACCATCCCCAGCATAGAGCCGAGGCAAGGATCATGAGGTTACCCTGCCAGTTCGCCCCCAGGGCAATCTCCTTCGCCCCGAACAGCACAATCATGCCTACGCCGGCAAAGGAAAGCAGAATGCCGGCGAGCACTCGATGGCTGTACCACTCTCTTTTCAACAGCACGCCGGTCAAATAGGCAAAGATGGGTGCTGCCGCCCCGAGCAGCGCGGCGTTCCCAGCCTTGGTGTGGGCAAGTCCGGCCGTGAAGAGCATCTGATACGCTGTGTTTGCCAGCATGCCCAAACCGGTGATCGCCGGAACGTCGGCAACTTCCACAGCGAGTGGAAGGCCGCGCAGCTTCAGGAACAAGAGCAAAACCGATACGGCAATAATGAAGCGCAAAGCCGTAAATGCGTAGGGATCGAAATACGCATACATGCTCTTCATGATGGCGAAGTTCATTCCCCAGATCAGTGTGACACTGAGCAGGAGGATTTCCATCCGAGATCGCGGAGGTTGCTGCCGGAAACGGAGAGCATATGACGACAGAAGTCGGAACCCGGGGGTACCCCGAAGATCGCCCTGGGGTGGCCGTTTATGGAGCATGCCTTCAGACATGAATCGACATCTCAACTGCCAAAATCCTGGTTGGGTGACTTTTTGCGTCCTCTAAAGATCCTCCTGCGCAAAAGCCAGAATGCCCCCAAAAGGGCCGCCATGATGATAAGGACCCTGTTATATTGGGCCAGGATGGGGATTATCAAACTCCAGTTTTCTCCCAGTAGATAGCCGGCCCAGATCAGCAGGCCATTCCAAACGGCACAGCCGATGGCCGAAAGGATGAATACCCGGAGCCAGGGGAGCCTGGACATGCCCGTTACGATTGAAATGACCGAGCGCACCCCTGAGAAGAATCGGTTCAGGAGAACGATCCAGTATCCGTAACGTCGGAACCAGTTCCCGGCGCGCTCGATGCTCGAGGCGGGAAGAAACCGGAAGTTCTTGCGTGAGAAATATTCCGGGTGAATCAAGCGGCCCAACGCATAGTATGTCATGAAACCGGCCGAACTTCCGGCCGTGGTGGCGATGAGGACGCCTGCGGCGCTGTGATTGGATCGGCCGAGCAGATAGGCAGCAAAAACCGTAACAGTATCGCCCGGGATAGGGGGGAAAATGTTTTCGACGTAAGCGCAGAGGAACAATGCGAGACAGAGATAGCCGGGGTCGAGTCCGACAAAATAACTTGTAATGGAATCAAGCATTTATGGAAAACTTCCGCCGGCGCCCCCAAGCGGAGGGGGAAAACACCTCGACGCCGTCGGCCCTGACCGCGTGCGCCTACCTGGCTATCGCCCAAAGAGAATGGTCATTCTAGCACAACTCGCTTTACGAATGTCAGATGCGAAAATCCCGTCAGGAAATCCGGATTCTGCGGCGGCGTCTCGGGCTCTTGGTCATTATTCCGTCGGCTTGGATTTCGAGCCGAACCACGCGATCTGTCGCGCGATTCCGCGCATAATGCCCACATCCGAGTGTTGGAGAGCAGTCCGGCCCAGCAGGCGGCGCATTCGGAACATCATATGGCGCGCGTTCTCATCCTGCAGGAAGCCGATGGTGCGGAGAGCCGATTCCAACTGCTGGTACATGGCTTCGACTTGTTCCAAGGTCGCCAGGACCGGCACGCGCACGGGTTCACACTCCAGGTGTCCCATGAAGAGCTCATAGCTCACAATCATAACGGCTTGGGCGAGATTGATGCTATGGGCTTGGGGCTGCGTCGGGATACGCAGGAGCATCTGGCAGCGCAGAAGGTCGTCATCGATCAGGCCGGTATCCTCCGGTCCGAAGACAATGCCGACCTTTCTACGGATTGCATGCGACAGGATCAGGGGCGCCAGGGAGCGGGCGTTGACGGTTTGCTCCCGGTTGCCGCCGCTCTTGCCGGTGGTGCCCACAACCAGGCGGACACCACGCAGGGCAGAGCCCAGGGAGTGGAAGGTCCGCACCGAGGCCAGCACCGGATTGCCGATGCGTGCCATCCGCTGGGCCTCCTCATCGATCCTGCACTCTGGGGCGGCGAGCCGCAGCTGGCTGAGTCCCATATTGTGCATGGCTCTGGCCGCGGCGCCTATGTTGCCGGCGTATTTCGTGCCGACGAGTATGATCACGACGTTGTTCAGCATGGACATCCCCGGGGTCTGGCCGTTAATATTAGTCTGGAACAAGCAGGAACTCCCCACATGAAATGCGGGATTGCGACATCCCAATATTAGCGGGCTAACCCCCGTTCTTGGGAGGGAAAATGGTGAGGTCACGCTTTGCGGCAGTTGTCGTCGCTATGATGTTCGCCGTGCTGTCCGCGGCGCAGAAGCAGGATCAGAAACCGGCAAAGAAAGATCTTCCGCCCGAGGAGATTATCAGAGCGTTCACGGCCAAGGAGACACAGTTTCTCGAAGCCTGGAACCAGTATTACTATAAGCAGGTGGCCACGGTAAAGGTGCTTACTGACGATGGCGTCCCTTCCGACGAAGCCATGACGATGGTTTTCGAGGTCGTCTTCCTCGATAACGGCACTCGGGATATCAAGCTGATCGAAAGAACGGGGCACCTGCGCAGTGTGCTGTGGACCTCCGACGACCAGGATGTCATCACCAACTATCAGCCCTTCGCCCTGACCACCAAGGATCTCCCATTCTACAACTTAAACTACGAGGGCAAGGAGCGAATCGACGAACTGGACACCCACGTCTTTTCAGTGAAGCCGAAAACGATAGCGGACGGAAAGCTCTATTTTCAGGGGAGAATCTGGATCGACGACACGGATCTCCAGATCGTCCGCACCGTGGGGAAGGTTGTTCCTCAAAAAGACAGTCCCCAATTCCCGGAATTTGAGACGATCCGGCAGCTCGTGGACAAGAAGTATTGGTTTCCTGTCTGGAGCCATGCCGACAGTGTGATTGAGTACACCAAGCCCACCCCAAGACGCGTGCGCGTGGAAGAGACAGTCACCTACGGAGGCTTCAAGCGCTTTGTCTCCAGCGTCACGGTCAAACCGGTCAAAAAATAATCCAGCTGAGATCGTCTTTCAAGTCGCCTTGCGGGACCGCTAAATACACGAAACACACGGGAGAGATTTTCGTGTGCCTCGTGTATTTCGAGTTTGCAGATTTGCCAGCGGCTACCAGGCTGACGATCCACGCGCCTTCAGTCGCGGATTGCGCAGAAATGCTGCGTGATCTCGGCGAAGTGGTCAATGAGCACATCACAGCCGGCGGCTTGAAGCTCTTCGCGGCTTCGGAAGCCGCCTGATACGCCGCAGGTGATCACGCCGGCCGCTTTTCCGGCAAAAATGTCAGTAGGGCTGTCTCCCACCATAACCGTCTCCGCGGGCAAGGCACGGCAGCGTGACATGGCATCCAGGATGGGGCCCGGATCCGGCTTGCGCTGCGGCAAACTGTCACCGCCCAACACTACGCAGAAGCGGTCCAGCAGATCAAAGGCGGAAAGTATACGTCGAGACAGCATCTCTGGTTTGTTCGAGATCAATCCCAGCCTGGCCGGGTGCAGAGCCGCCAGCGTTTCGCGAACGCCCGGATACAGGCAGGTCGAATCGACGAGATGGTTTCCGTATTCCTCAATCATCAGGGTCATGCCGATGTCGACCTGAACGCCGTCGGGCTCAGTGCCCGTGACCTCGTGCAATGCGCGCCGGATCAGGGTTTCAACGCCGTCGCCGACGAAACGCATCACATCGGTGATCGAGAGTGCGGTTTTTCCCATCCTGGCGAGGGCGGAATTCAGAGCACGCGCGATATCTTTCCGGGAATCGATCAGGGTGCCGTCGAGGTCGAAGAGAAAAAGCCGGCAGGAACGAAGCACGGGCATCAACTCCCCAACAGCATGATCATATGTCTAAGCTCGGGGAGGATGAGTGCCTCCGTCGCCAGCTTGCATGCGCGGGGGCTGCCGGGGAGGCAAAAGACTGCTTTTCCTTTCAGGGTGCCGGCCAAAGCCCGTGAGAGCATGGACGCGCTCTTCGCCTGCGGAAAGCTCAGCAGCATGAACAACGAGTTGAATCCCGGGAGTTCCTTCTCGAGCATACCCTTGACGGTTTCGATCGTGATGTCCGTGGAAGATATTCCGGTGCCGCCGGTAGTAATGA
It encodes the following:
- a CDS encoding tetratricopeptide repeat protein, whose product is MTSSFRSKAIMTLFAACLSLLCWRVQGASAQAQKAAAPPPQKEEIPPDSDYMFRKYSAVIDEIKAKETDPQRRADALLAWVKNNPRATRAIAYAGSYYGEVVSGLIKAGDSQKALAMIQAFQAAAPADKTLNSLEMSAYYQTKNYAKAAEIGERMYAEKPSLEMANTLYTLYAQANNPDKMLVYGEKLVAEVPIDKSFGVALQLAGIYAQRKNNEKALNLFSQVMGVYGDKVPPGVQEAAWNTTRASAFSMIAADSYLKKDLPKAIELYEKVTRFASNGEEACQAWYYIGMAKWQGKDQKGAIEPFAKAYVLGKTLSPRAKENLDNLYKAEHNGSLDGLDAVISKAKSDLGIR
- a CDS encoding STAS domain-containing protein gives rise to the protein MDIQVESRGDRRIVRIKDKITFEHCPLLQHRLDAVLEEGVREVVIDFRDVPFMDSSGVGEILRLFKLVRDRNGEVVLINPNQKLHNLFTMYRFEKFMKIRDSVEAGEE
- a CDS encoding HEAT repeat domain-containing protein; the encoded protein is MKLRLEGQDLVGEIRNTPLQQVLEELAAWSGIVFEIESQENPPISINFYRTSLQEAVERLTGNTNSIIYFERDETGQNRVRFVRVLSRNPRPSPPVLHYIGTGAITKRGDEIVDSPEQAVVVLAGSTNLVARQKAIEVLVTSKGAPAIQALKMALADPAVEVRVAAIDGLVTLGAREALPQILPALKDSHPGVRQSAVMAVGHLGDAGNVKDLKPLLRDPDSSVAASAEMAIQKLSGRRP
- a CDS encoding DMT family transporter codes for the protein MEILLLSVTLIWGMNFAIMKSMYAYFDPYAFTALRFIIAVSVLLLFLKLRGLPLAVEVADVPAITGLGMLANTAYQMLFTAGLAHTKAGNAALLGAAAPIFAYLTGVLLKREWYSHRVLAGILLSFAGVGMIVLFGAKEIALGANWQGNLMILASALCWGWYTGAAAGLVIKYGALRLTVWVMLTGTLMMIPPFLPSLIHQDWLSVPLVGWFGFAYSTLLSIVYSYLIWSFALQHIGISRTAVYSNLTPMVALIGGWLLLGEQPAIAQFAGVALILGGVFIVRSKKPSFSLAAARLRTIGLNRQKIG
- a CDS encoding DedA family protein, whose product is MLDSITSYFVGLDPGYLCLALFLCAYVENIFPPIPGDTVTVFAAYLLGRSNHSAAGVLIATTAGSSAGFMTYYALGRLIHPEYFSRKNFRFLPASSIERAGNWFRRYGYWIVLLNRFFSGVRSVISIVTGMSRLPWLRVFILSAIGCAVWNGLLIWAGYLLGENWSLIIPILAQYNRVLIIMAALLGAFWLLRRRIFRGRKKSPNQDFGS
- a CDS encoding RNA methyltransferase: MFQTNINGQTPGMSMLNNVVIILVGTKYAGNIGAAARAMHNMGLSQLRLAAPECRIDEEAQRMARIGNPVLASVRTFHSLGSALRGVRLVVGTTGKSGGNREQTVNARSLAPLILSHAIRRKVGIVFGPEDTGLIDDDLLRCQMLLRIPTQPQAHSINLAQAVMIVSYELFMGHLECEPVRVPVLATLEQVEAMYQQLESALRTIGFLQDENARHMMFRMRRLLGRTALQHSDVGIMRGIARQIAWFGSKSKPTE
- a CDS encoding HAD-IA family hydrolase, whose protein sequence is MPVLRSCRLFLFDLDGTLIDSRKDIARALNSALARMGKTALSITDVMRFVGDGVETLIRRALHEVTGTEPDGVQVDIGMTLMIEEYGNHLVDSTCLYPGVRETLAALHPARLGLISNKPEMLSRRILSAFDLLDRFCVVLGGDSLPQRKPDPGPILDAMSRCRALPAETVMVGDSPTDIFAGKAAGVITCGVSGGFRSREELQAAGCDVLIDHFAEITQHFCAIRD
- a CDS encoding MogA/MoaB family molybdenum cofactor biosynthesis protein, with the translated sequence MPEPRLKDTALDHRKKADRLRTNVAVITLSNSRSAKDDESGDMIQKLLEESGHSVGIRKLIADNRTVLRATLRELSRQKDVNVIITTGGTGISSTDITIETVKGMLEKELPGFNSLFMLLSFPQAKSASMLSRALAGTLKGKAVFCLPGSPRACKLATEALILPELRHMIMLLGS